CGAAACTTTTAAATCCGATTTATACTATTCATATTGGTTTAAACCATTTTAGATCGGTTAAAATTTTCTAAATCAGTTTAAATTGATCTTAATTGATCTAATCCTCTTAAATCAAATACTAATGCTAGTTCAACTTCACAAATTTATCTAATATTTTTATGATTTACAATTTTATTACAAATATATTTTATTTTATGAATTTATTTCAAATATGTATATACATTTAAATATATAAATTATAATAAATATTGGGGTTTTGTTTGTTTTTAGTTAAAATGTGTTAACTCGTAAAAGCCATTTTGTTAATTAACCTAATGAACAGGCTGATTTAATTTAATGGTGGTATATGAATTATTAGTTATTAACATATTTCAAAATTTACCAAAATATGAAGTTTTAAGAGTGATATAGAATATTCATTACTTTATTTCAAAAAAATTATATAAAATGAATTCAAGTCAATTCAAGATACACTTACAAATTTAAAAATATATATATCTATAAAACTTGCTAAAATTTTCACCCAAATTTGCTAAAATTTCACTTAAATTTGCTAAAATTTTCACCTAAATTAATGTTAAATCAAAATTTTCATCACCAAAATTATACATGTCATAATAAGATGGAAGCCATGTACATATTTATCAATCAAGATCATCATTTTTTCTTTAAAATGAATATGGTGAAGACGTAAGCAATTTTGAAAATAATATTTCACAAATATTGTTTAGAGGATATAGAGCCAAGTAGACATTAAAGTTTAATAATTATCAAATGATTTTATTGTCATCCATCAAATCTTTACTCTTTTTATATATGTATAAGAATATAATTTATCATATTATGGGTATAAGTAGTAGTTATGTTGGGACATAAGAGGTTGTAAACAAAATATAATGGACGTCATGGATGACTAACCATCCATTTTTGACATTATGAAAAATATCAAGGCATATCAATTATACTTTTCATTATGTTTCTAAGGATTTTCTCAATCAAAAATGCAAATGATCGTGTACAGGCGAATGAAAGAATTCATAAAAGATCAGTAACAACGGTGATAATAACATCGGCAAAGGATATGGAAATGGTACGAGATTAACCAAGGCAAAGGGGTACAACATAATAATCGTGTACGATCATGCTCAACATAAGCCTAGAGCTTCATTATCTTAGGAATGTGAGTTCCATCTGCTTTTATAAATTGACATAAGCTTATGATTAATGTTTCAAATTATGAAACTTGATAATGTGATGTTGGCGATCATATATGAATGGTTAAAGTTTGAAGAAATTAACGTCGAATGTACAGAAATTGATCAAATTATAGTCATTGTTGTTTGATGTTAAGATTTGTGTTGGAAGTGTGAAATGAAATTCAAAAGTGAGTGGTAAAATCGCACATTAGCATTAGTGCTTAGCCATCATATGGGCTTAATAACATTGCATGCAAAAAAATTGAAGATTCAAGGAAAGTAAATGGTATGGTGAATGGTTTGTTCTACTAATTATACAGCTAATTTTTATTTTCAAATCTTGTTTTATTTTAAGTTAATTAATACTCTTATCAACTTCTTGTTGAATTTTATCCAGATATGCATGGAGATCAGATATAGAAACTACATAATATGTTCTATTAGGTTGTTGTTCATTAATCATCAAATGGTTCACAAATTTACCCAAAAATGGTATCGTCTAATAAAGATGCTATACAAGTTTTGATCATTTCCATCAAATTCTTGAAAATAACTATGATTAAATAATAAGATAGAGATGCAGATGAAGTTACTCATATTCTCTATATCAACAATTCCAATCATAACACTAATTTTTGTGTTGAAATTATACCAAATTTAATATTTTGATGTTGAACTTTAGTTTTCAACTGAATTCTACACAAAAATGTTATATATTATTTATATATTTTTTTAATAATTTAATATGTTAATTATTTGTAGTTTGACTAATTCTATTTTATAATTCCTTGCCTGATAAAAGTGAATCCACCTGTGATTGAAAGCTACAAACATTTGATAAAAGTATATTTTAAGAAAAGCTATTAGCCTTAAGCATTCGATAAAGTGTCACAAGACTCGCAACATTCAGCCTAAAGGTGTCTACCCTTAAAAACGTAAATCAGAGGTAAACCTGAGTAAACTACAGGAACTAATAAGTGTTTGGTTTACTGAAGAGTACAAAACAAAACAAATCATCCTAAACCACTATGCTTCACTTCTTAATCCTTTTGCCTTTTTTCTTCAGCTTCAGAAACAGAGTTGGCTGGTTGTTGGTTGTTGATGGTTAGCTAGTTGTTTCTTGCCTTTTCCAGATCCGGAAGATCTGAGATCAAATACAAAATTTTATGTAAAAATCAATCATAAGTTCATAACCAAATGCTAAAGAGTATATTGATGTCAGTAAGAGTCTACTTGAAGGTAAGGAGATCAAAGGTTCTTGAAACTTACAGAGCAATCCATCATCATCGCTGCTTTCACAATCTTCATCAACAAACTATGAAAATAAAGAGGTAGAATAATCAATCAGAATGGCTTAGCTAAAAAACAATAGTAACAAACAAACAAAAAATTATAATAAAGAGCTTACTGCACTCTCATCATCAGAGGCTGTCTCAGCTGAAAATAAGCAAAGGAAGGAAAAAAAAAAGAGTGTCTACAGTTAGAAACAGCTAATCACCAAGGAGACTAGACAAAACTAAGATCTCTTGTATTCAGAATAAGTTTGTAAAGACTTACAGTTGACTTCCTCATCCTCATCGCACCATTTGTTCCAGTCCACTTTGATGTAAGGTGCAGGCTTCTCTTCTGATTTCAAGATTCGTGGCCACCAGCTTCTCTCTTCTTTCTGAATCGAAAATATGATGTTCCTTAGCCCAACGTTCTTTCTATATTCCTGCATCATACATAACATAGGAAACTTGTAAAAAAAAGTATGTGCTAGTTCTCATCACTCAAAGGGGAGAGAGATGGCACACTTACTGGCACAACCTTCCCATATAGCTCCAAGCTGAACTCAAAGAGCTTGCCTAGGGTGCCAAGAGCAGAGAAAGTGAATAGGCCCTGAGGCTCACATTTGACTGAAATGTCCTTTGCATCAGGTAAGGCGACGGTTAGGTAAACCTTATCAGACCGCTGAGCCCAAAGAACCTCCGGGTTATGACTGCACACATGACAAAACAACCTCATAACTATACTGTGTTGCCACCTAATTACACAAGAAATCCATCTTAAACCATCACCCAAAAAAAAAAAAAAAAAAACTTACAAATTCTCCATGATGAGTTTCAAGAAACATTGAAGCACATCAAAATGCAAACTTTGAAAAGGATTGTATCAATCAAGTGAAAGATGATTCCTTTGTAAGTTTTAAGATTTGTGAAATAACCTTCTACTCGTCACAAAGCATAATACAATTTCTCTATAACTGAACGATCACAAGATTCGAGCTTTTCCTCTGGGAACTTAACTCTTTAACCACTATACATACATGAAAGTGATCTTCTATTGCAAAACCCACTAGTAAACTAACTAAAAGATGATGACTTTTATAATCTTAGATCACAAATCACACGAAACTTTTTTTTGTGGATTATACACCAACCAAACTGAATCAGTTTCATCTTCGGGTTTACAGTCTTAAACACGTACCTCATGTCTTACTGATCGGAAGTGTAAACGGCGGGTGTAAGAGCGTGGATCGAGCTCAAGCGAATAAGACAGAGACAGAGACAGAGTGGACTCAACGAGTCTTTTAGGGTAATAAGATTCTTCTGGAGTGAAACAAAGGTAAAGGTAAAGGTAAAAAGAATCCAACAATCAGCCCCCACAGTTTTTGAGTATTTACATACAGATCCATAAACTATAGAGATATTACACTTTTATCCTAAAAGAAAAAAAATTGTTTTCATTGTTGTCATTGGATTTCTGTTTTTTTCCATATGATCTTAAAGACGTAATTCACCAAGAATAAAATCTATTATGCCAGTTTGTGTGATTAAATTATCATCCACTAGAAGAGGTCATATCAACAAATTTTGCTAGAAAACAATATTGAGAAATTCCTAACAATATTTTAAAAAATTTTTTGTTACAAGTATAGCTTCTAAAAATCAAAATGACTAAAATGTTTCATTAAAAATGTAAATATACATTTATACCTCTAAAATAAATTGATATATACAGTATAACTTCTTTAAATTAATACTTTATAAATTAATATACACTAAAAATCTATATAAAATAATATAATTTTATAGTCTCAAATTAAGTTTTTGGTTCAATTAGTATTTTGATAAATTAATAACCTCTATAAATTAATAAAAAAATATTGTTTTGGTGTAGTCCTAACGTTATTAATTTATAGAGGTTTCACTGTATATTAAAGTTTAGAGTCAAGGGATGAAGTTGGATTTAAGATATAGAATTTAAGATTTATAGTATAGAATTTAGGGTTTAGAGTTTAGAGTTAATAGAGTTTTGGAGACGAGATTTCAATTTAAAAAAAATATTAAAATTTCAAAATAAAAAAATACTATTTTGGTCATTTTATTTTTTGACGACTATTTTGTGATAAAAAATTAAAATGGTTATTTGAAAAAAATTCCCAACAATATATTCAATTTTAATAAAAATATTTAAATATAATTTAGAACTATTTAATGAAAAAACAAAGAGATTTATACACCAAAAAAAGTAGTAACAAGTAATAATTAAATAAATAATACTTAGTATATATTTATATATATATTATTTGCTAAGCTAGTAATTAACTAGTTAATAATGGACATTTTTAGACTCTAAATATTTAATTGTAACTACGTGTATATATATGACCAAATCATTTCATATTGTTAATTTGCCACATCATTTTAAAAATTTCAAGTAAACTCCATTTAATGACAAGAAAGAGTTTAAAGACAGTTTTTCTAAATATAAAAGACGATTTGAGAGAGATTCTCATTTTTGCTTTCAGTAATAAGTAATAACTAATTAAAGAACACTAGCTAGTTATATGTTTTATTAGGATGCTTGTAATTAAACGAAGAACTAATGGACGTATGCATGTTTAGATTCTAAACATTTTCTTTAACTACGTCGATACAAAAACTTAAAATTTGTAATTATGTTTATAAATACTAATTTCTAAACAAAAAAGAGGATTTATGTCATATATTCATCTTTTCTTCGAGTTCGAAAATGAAATGGATGCTATTCTCATTTCTACTTATCCTTCAAACGTCGTCATCTTTTGGAAACCATTCGTCCATCGATGGACTATTACCATTTGCACCTAAACATGTCGTTATTATTAACAGAATTAACACTAGAGCAACACTGGTCTTGCATTGCAGAAACAAAGAGATAGATTTGGGGATAAGAGCAGTCCAATTCGAAGGTAGCTTTGATTTCAGTTTTCATGTCAACCTCTTTAAAACAACAAGATATACTTGCACTTTCAACTGGCCTGAGCATAACGCAACCTTTGCTATTTTTACGGTCGGTAGAGATGACAACCCAAAAAGTAAGCTTGGTGTTTGTAGAGAATGCATTTGGATCATTTTTGTTGGTGGCCCTTGTCGTGATAAACGTGATAAAACCGGTATGACTTGTTTCAACTGGGATTCTGTATCGCTTTAAAATATATATTGCATTTTTTTGTATTTTGATTTGATTCATAATAATAATAAAATAAACAGGTCTGGTAGGTGATATTATTATTACATATTTGTAGCTTTTCTCTTGTGATAAGAGATTATATTTCTCTTGATGAGATATCGAAGTTAACAACTATTTATGAGAACTATACTCAATACAGATTTTGTGGATTTCTTTTTAAATCATTATAAAGAAGTTCTAAGATTTATGAAATAGCTCTCTAATCGTTACAAAGAATACAATTATCTCTATGACTGAACAATACCAAGAACTTTCTCGTCAATAACATTTGATATTTTTCTTCTGGGAGTGTAACACTTAAACACTAAAAAACATGAAAATATATTCTAATGCATTCCTCTTAAGTAAGACGGTGGATTTTTTTTTTTAACATCACAAAACACCCTAAACTTTTTGTTGATTAAGCGAACATACATCAATGCGAATCTTATACACGTAGGTTACATTTAGAGAATTGTGTTGTTTCAAATTAGTTGATGCTTTCAAATTTCAATGCAGAATATATGAACCTTGCATGCTATATGACTTTTGATATTATGCAGTTTATTTTTATTGGTTAAAATATAATTAATTGTATAGTTAATGATGTTTTTGTTTATAAAATATACAAAATTAATTTTTCATATATGTGCAAAATTCTAGAACGTCAAGTAAAAAGAAATGGATAGAGTATGTTTTATTTAGTATGTTAGTAATTAAACAAAGTACTAACGGATATGCGTTTTTAGATTCAAAACATTTACTTGTAGTTAAGTCCATACAACATGTTACAATTTACAAGTTTGTAATCTGTTTATAAATACAAATTTCAAAACAAACAAATTTCTCACAAACACTCAACAAACAGCCATTTCATTTTGTGTTACTCTCATTTCTACTTATCCTCAAAAAGTCGTCATCTTCTGGAAACCATTCATCCATCAGATGGATGGATTTTTACCGTTTGCACCTAAACATGTCGTGATTACTAACATAATTAACGCAGGAGTAACACTGATCCTGCATTGCACAAACAAAGAGCAAGATTTTGGTATCAGAGCGGTTGGATTCCTACAAAGTTTTGATTTTAGATTTCATGTCAACCTCCGTAAAACGACAAGGTATACTTGCATTTTCAACTGGCCTGGACATAGAGCAACATTTGCTATTTTTACGGTCGATAGAGATGACAACCCAAGAAGTAAGCTTGGAGTTTGTAGATAATGCACTTGGGTCATATATGAGCCCGGCCCTTGTCGTGATAAGCGTGATGACAGTCTTACTTGTTTCGACTGGGATTCTTAATTGTATCTATTGCATCTTTCTTGGTTTGTATCCTTGATTTGATTCAAACACTAATAAATAAACAGATATGGTAGGTGATATTGTTATTAAATATGTATATCTTTCTTTTGTCATTGGATTTCTAATTGTTTTACAATATCTCAAAGACATAATCCATCAAGAAGATATTATACTTTAATTAAATTAATATCTACTAAAAGAGAGTATATCAACAAATTCTGTTATAAAAATATTTGATATTGATAAAAAAGTTTAAAATATAATTTATAACTATTTAGTGAAAACTGAAAAGAAACAGATAGATTTGTTGACAAAAAAATAGCAACCAATAAAAATTGACTAAAGAACACTAAATACATGTATACAGTATATTTTTATTTTTTATTATTTGGTATGCTAGTAGTTCTAATTACTAATGGACATTTTTGACTCTAAATATTTACTTGTAATTATGTCTCTATATATAACCAGATTTCATATTTTAGTTTTTCATATCCTTTTAAAATCTCAACTAAAATATATCAAATGACAAGAAAGACTTTAAAGACATTTTTCTAAAGTAGAAAATACGACTTGAGAGATCTCTTACCATTTTTTTCTTTCAATACTGACTAACTAAAGAACATTATTTATATGTTTTATATGCTACTCCCTTATTTTTAAAATAAAATATGTTTTAAAGAAATTTTTTGTTTCAAATTTTAATGCAAAATTTATGAATTGTACATGTTATATGACTATTTATATCTTCCAAATTACTTTTTATTAGTTGAAATATGGTTATTTGTATAATTTATGAAGTTTTTATCTAGTAAAATCTTACAAAATTAAATAATTTCTTGATTTGTAAGCGCAAGTCTAAAACTTCAAGTAAAAAAAATAGAGGTGCAATAATTAAAAAAAGTACTAATGGGCATGCATGTTTACATTCTACAGTTTTACTTGTAACTATGTAGATGCAACAAGTACAACCAACTAAATTGTAATCTGTCTATATAAATACTACTTTCAAAACAAACAAATTTCACAAACCCTTTTAACGTGTAACCATGTCTTCCTTAACAAACAGCCATCTCATTTTTGTGCTATTCTCATTTCTACTTATCCTCAAAACGTCATCTTTTGGAAACCATTCATCCGTCGATGGTTTTTTACCGTTTGCACCTAAACACGTTGTGATTACTAACAGAAT
This sequence is a window from Brassica oleracea var. oleracea cultivar TO1000 chromosome C1, BOL, whole genome shotgun sequence. Protein-coding genes within it:
- the LOC106345088 gene encoding uncharacterized protein At3g03773, whose translation is MSHNPEVLWAQRSDKVYLTVALPDAKDISVKCEPQGLFTFSALGTLGKLFEFSLELYGKVVPEYRKNVGLRNIIFSIQKEERSWWPRILKSEEKPAPYIKVDWNKWCDEDEEVNSETASDDESAFVDEDCESSDDDGLLYLPDLEKARNN